A window of Strigops habroptila isolate Jane chromosome 5, bStrHab1.2.pri, whole genome shotgun sequence contains these coding sequences:
- the MAP3K19 gene encoding mitogen-activated protein kinase kinase kinase 19 isoform X1, producing MSDNQQNQKRSKEDCGIGVALENAEKITKQMHRSYKALGKNRQTAPTSSPWPDQQVAYFPSNNQLALQMRHHTSLPFFLKKENVVYGFDFSVLLQASCPESNVSKSFMGLNAFQIIKAEIQQRLNIAMLKPRNNSSKFHLPPVMCQPVRTIRPAPLEDNIVNESPHIRNILNIMNSIPWPIKAVTKCYHYQLDNLLKRHTEKSSDLIVATISDEFTPVKDLYYFSMSNYYKYPSNKKEEIQSNLKWREADVATHTEKNDHMKYQPLVACKNIDLMTRDSFYDDSHPYLSSSNALINCGIFTAQTTFAMSSNRDASRAGNEEGRTESYCRSGPEEGNAAEVIVDYRRCEDAESASFMLDNRDLDSSCKNEVIEAYCALKDNSVAAGIPRVEVQVPSGKQTENNVCVSEFEMEKEVLSEATAEDQSELVPVVHVTFSEQEPAREPHIVKQPPTKKSVIRSLPPHVTQSFNILAHKENGRSKIKVNKTKYSSKSKMSSKIKISEDLIVSDEISTKRNAKSHIFPSLELPHMESETSPKRQKNPSHANKDHFAQSAQKLQKQSFSCSCNNSVILKKPVTPLSLPQAQSASAFVDLKYSDMFKKINSNDKGPGIYEMFGTPVYDHMRKLDQHENRFYRDVRSAPTGRCTASICRSTCGKERESSRARNTQKRTCSKPKKTIPGTKQKQKGLIKKDRSTKLSDSNTEQDNVITSDSDVQMNTSRSMTVLHEDTDHQLRFLGELSQSNEQNKFFSNSNLSTIKEVSLEQPLDSQDISSHQRAATCSQNLLQFSDKDYRDCVPLSSSPLTTDKNICVPQCRVDMDGCKGLESDQASFKSINKREALPFLHRLECQSPPTQVNQSWAYTPQNCGLANELTQPSVIQTKSVTSLSFQTSQNILSWTDNEDVTDELLYCLAEELLMLEGNDINSPRTKNTSSKMQNMHTKEEENMMNGDGAIVNSALEKSNSKAFLAPNEENDLLSVEESTKLPGSSLTNKDPIMWTRGEVLGKGAYGTVYCGLTSQGQLIAVKQVVLDTSDQVTTEKEYQKFHEEVDLLKTLKHINIVTYLGTCLEDNILSIFMEFVPGGSISSIIHRFGPLPEIVLCKYTKQILQGVAYLHDNCVVHRDIKGNNVMLMPNGIVKLIDFGCARRLAWVSLSGTQSEMLKSVHGTPYWMAPEVINESGYGRKSDIWSIGCTVFEMATGKPPLASMDRIAAMFYIGAHRGLMPSLPDRFSGTAVDFVHACLTRDQHERPSALQLLDHPFVKGRQ from the exons ATGTCTGACAACCAACAAAatcagaagagaagcaaagaag ATTGTGGAATTGGTGTTGCTCTTGAGAATGCAGAGAAGATAACGAAACAAATGCATCGGTCATACAAAGCTCTGGGAAAAAACAG ACAAACAGCACCAACATCCAGTCCATGGCCGGATCAACAAGTGGCATATTTTCCAAGTAATAATCAGTTAGCATTACAGATGAGACATCACACTTCTTTAcctttcttcctgaagaaagaGAATGTAGTGTATGGCTTTGACTTCAGCGTTCTGCTACAGGCCTCATGCCCAGAATCTAATGTTTCGAAATCATTTATGGGTTTAAACGCTTTCCagataataaaagcagaaatacaacaAA ggTTAAATATAGCAATGCTAAAACCCAGGAACAACAGCTCTAAG TTTCATTTGCCACCAGTGATGTGTCAGCCTGTAAGAACAATTCGTCCTGCTCCTCTAGAGGATAATATTGTCAATGAAAGCCCCcacatcagaaatattttgaatataatGAACTCTATTCCTTGGCCTATCAAAGCAGTTACTAAATGTTATCATTATCAGTTAGACAATCTATTAAAAAGGCACACTGAAAAGTCATCAGACCTGATTGTGGCTACTATTTCTGATGAGTTCACCCCAGTGAAAGACCTGTACTACTTCAGCATGAGCAACTATTACAAGTACCCTAGcaacaagaaagaagaaattcaaagcaatttaaaatggaGGGAAGCTGATGTAGCAACCCATACTGAAAAGAATGACCACATGAAGTACCAGCCTTTGGTGGCTTGTAAGAACATAGATCTTATGACCCGAGACAGTTTCTATGATGATAGTCATCCCTACTTGAGCTCAAGTAATGCTCTGATAAACTGTGGAATATTTACAGCTCAGACAACATTTGCAATGTCAAGCAACAGAGATGCCTCGAGAGCTGGCAATGaggaaggaagaacagagaGTTACTGTAGATCTGGTCCAgaagaaggaaatgctgcagaggTGATAGTGGATTACAGACGATGTGAAGATGCTGAGAGTGCGAGCTTTATGCTTGACAATCGTGATTTAGATTCTTCCTGTAAAAACGAAGTGATAGAGGCCTACTGTGCCTTAAAAGATAATTCTGTAGCTGCAGGAATTCCCAGAGTAGAAGTGCAAGttccttctggaaaacagacagaaaataatgtttgtgTCTCtgaatttgaaatggaaaaagaagtgttGTCAGAAGCAACTGCAGAAGACCAAAGTGAGCTTGTACCTGTTGTTCATGTTACATTCTCTGAACAAGAACCAGCTAGAGAACCACACATTGTTAAACAACCTCCCACAAAAAAGAGTGTCATTCGTAGCCTGCCTCCTCATGTTACTCAGAGTTTCAACATTCTTGCTCACAAAGAAAATGGCAGAAGTAAAATAAAGgtgaataaaaccaaatattcaTCAAAATCTAAGATGAGTAGCAAGATAAAGATTTCTGAAGACTTAATTGTTTCTGATGAGATTTCCACAAAACGTAATGCCAAGAGTcacatttttccatctttggaACTGCCACACATGGAATCTGAGACTTCCCCAAAGCGTCAAAAAAACCCGTCTCATGCTAACAAAGACCATTTTGCTCAGAGTGCTCAaaaacttcaaaagcaaagtTTCTCCTGCAGTTGCAACAATTCAGTTATCTTAAAGAAACCTGTTACTCCCCTTTCTCTACCACAGGCACAGTCTGCTTCAGCTTTTGTAGATCTGAAATACAGCGACAtgttcaagaaaataaattcaaacgATAAAGGCCCGGGTATTTATGAAATGTTTGGAACTCCTGTCTATGACCACATGCGCAAGCTTGATCAACATGAGAACAGATTTTACAGAGATGTTCGTTCTGCTCCAACTGGGAGATGCACTGCTAGCATCTGCAGATCTACCtgtgggaaagagagagagagcagcCGAGCAAGAAATACTCAAAAGAGAACATGTTCTAAGCCAAAGAAGACCATACCTGGCactaaacaaaagcagaagggtTTAATTAAAAAGGACAGAAGCACCAAGTTGAGTGACAGCAACACAGAACAAGATAATGTAATAACTTCTGATTCAGATGTTCAGATGAACACTTCAAGGAGCATGACAGTGCTTCATGAAGACACAGATCATCAACTTAGATTTTTAGGAGAGCTTTCCCAATCAaatgagcaaaataaatttttttcaaattcaaactTATCAACTATTAAAGAAGTTTCTTTGGAGCAGCCTTTAGACAGCCAGGATATAtccagccatcagagagctgcTACCTGTAGCCAGAATCTTCTGCAGTTCAGTGATAAAGACTACAGAGACTGTGTTCCTCTAAGTAGCAGTCCACTAACAACAGACAAGAACATTTGTGTACCCCAGTGCAGGGTGGATATGGATGGCTGCAAAGGCCTGGAGTCAGACCAGGCCTCCTTCAAGTCTATAAATAAACGTGAAGCATTGCCCTTTTTACATAGGCTGGAATGTCAGTCCCCTCCAACACAGGTAAATCAGAGTTGGGCATACACACCTCAAAACTGTGGTTTGGCGAATGAATTGACTCAGCCTTCAGTGATTCAGACAAAAAGTGTTACAAGCCTCAGTTTCCAGACAAGTCAAAACATTCTGTCGTGGACAGATAATGAGGATGTGACTGATGAGTTGCTTTATTGTCTGGCTGAAGAATTGCTAATGCTTGAAGGAAACGACATCAACTCTccaagaacaaaaaatacaagttctaaaatgcaaaatatgcatactaaagaagaagaaaatatgatgaATGGAGATGGAGCAATAGTAAATAGTGCTCTAGAGAAG AGTAACAGTAAAGCCTTTTTGGCaccaaatgaagaaaatgatcTGCTAAGCGTTGAGGAATCTACTAAATTACCAGGAAGCAGTTTAACTAACAAAGATCCTATCATGTGGACAAGAGGTGAAGTCCTTGGAAAGGGAGCCTATGGCACA GTATACTGTGGCCTGACAAGCCAGGGACAACTAATAGCTGTAAAACAGGTTGTTTTGGATACATCAGATCAAGTCACTACAGAAAAGGAGTATCAGAAGTTTCATGAGGAAGTTGACCTTTTGAAGACATTGAAGCACATCAATATTGTAACTTATTTAGGAACTTGTCTGGAAGACaacattttaagcattttcatGGAATTCGTTCCTGGTGGCTCAATTTCTAGTATTATTCATCGTTTTGGTCCATTGCCTGAAATTGTCCTTTGTAAATATACAAAGCAAATTCTACAAGGAGTTGCATACTTACATGACAATTGTGTGGTACACAGAGATATCAAAGGCAATAATGTTATGCTCATGCCAAATGGTATAGTAAAGCTAATTGACTTTGGCTGTGCCCGGAGGTTAGCTTGGGTAAGCCTCAGTGGCACCCAGAGTGAGATGCTCAAGTCTGTGCATGGGACTCCATACTGGATGGCACCAGAGGTTATAAATGAATCTGGATATGGAAGAAAATCAGACATCTGGAGCATCGGCTGCACTGTGTTTGAGATGGCAACAGGAAAACCACCACTGGCTTCCATGGACAGGATAGCAGCCATGTTCTATATTGGGGCCCACAGAGGACTGATGCCTTCCCTACCTGATCGATTCTCTGGCACTGCAGTGGATTTTGTGCATGCATGCTTAACCAG AGACCAACACGAACgcccttctgctctgcagttgCTGGACCACCCCTTTGTGAAAGGAAGACAGTGA
- the MAP3K19 gene encoding mitogen-activated protein kinase kinase kinase 19 isoform X2: MCQPVRTIRPAPLEDNIVNESPHIRNILNIMNSIPWPIKAVTKCYHYQLDNLLKRHTEKSSDLIVATISDEFTPVKDLYYFSMSNYYKYPSNKKEEIQSNLKWREADVATHTEKNDHMKYQPLVACKNIDLMTRDSFYDDSHPYLSSSNALINCGIFTAQTTFAMSSNRDASRAGNEEGRTESYCRSGPEEGNAAEVIVDYRRCEDAESASFMLDNRDLDSSCKNEVIEAYCALKDNSVAAGIPRVEVQVPSGKQTENNVCVSEFEMEKEVLSEATAEDQSELVPVVHVTFSEQEPAREPHIVKQPPTKKSVIRSLPPHVTQSFNILAHKENGRSKIKVNKTKYSSKSKMSSKIKISEDLIVSDEISTKRNAKSHIFPSLELPHMESETSPKRQKNPSHANKDHFAQSAQKLQKQSFSCSCNNSVILKKPVTPLSLPQAQSASAFVDLKYSDMFKKINSNDKGPGIYEMFGTPVYDHMRKLDQHENRFYRDVRSAPTGRCTASICRSTCGKERESSRARNTQKRTCSKPKKTIPGTKQKQKGLIKKDRSTKLSDSNTEQDNVITSDSDVQMNTSRSMTVLHEDTDHQLRFLGELSQSNEQNKFFSNSNLSTIKEVSLEQPLDSQDISSHQRAATCSQNLLQFSDKDYRDCVPLSSSPLTTDKNICVPQCRVDMDGCKGLESDQASFKSINKREALPFLHRLECQSPPTQVNQSWAYTPQNCGLANELTQPSVIQTKSVTSLSFQTSQNILSWTDNEDVTDELLYCLAEELLMLEGNDINSPRTKNTSSKMQNMHTKEEENMMNGDGAIVNSALEKSNSKAFLAPNEENDLLSVEESTKLPGSSLTNKDPIMWTRGEVLGKGAYGTVYCGLTSQGQLIAVKQVVLDTSDQVTTEKEYQKFHEEVDLLKTLKHINIVTYLGTCLEDNILSIFMEFVPGGSISSIIHRFGPLPEIVLCKYTKQILQGVAYLHDNCVVHRDIKGNNVMLMPNGIVKLIDFGCARRLAWVSLSGTQSEMLKSVHGTPYWMAPEVINESGYGRKSDIWSIGCTVFEMATGKPPLASMDRIAAMFYIGAHRGLMPSLPDRFSGTAVDFVHACLTRDQHERPSALQLLDHPFVKGRQ, from the exons ATGTGTCAGCCTGTAAGAACAATTCGTCCTGCTCCTCTAGAGGATAATATTGTCAATGAAAGCCCCcacatcagaaatattttgaatataatGAACTCTATTCCTTGGCCTATCAAAGCAGTTACTAAATGTTATCATTATCAGTTAGACAATCTATTAAAAAGGCACACTGAAAAGTCATCAGACCTGATTGTGGCTACTATTTCTGATGAGTTCACCCCAGTGAAAGACCTGTACTACTTCAGCATGAGCAACTATTACAAGTACCCTAGcaacaagaaagaagaaattcaaagcaatttaaaatggaGGGAAGCTGATGTAGCAACCCATACTGAAAAGAATGACCACATGAAGTACCAGCCTTTGGTGGCTTGTAAGAACATAGATCTTATGACCCGAGACAGTTTCTATGATGATAGTCATCCCTACTTGAGCTCAAGTAATGCTCTGATAAACTGTGGAATATTTACAGCTCAGACAACATTTGCAATGTCAAGCAACAGAGATGCCTCGAGAGCTGGCAATGaggaaggaagaacagagaGTTACTGTAGATCTGGTCCAgaagaaggaaatgctgcagaggTGATAGTGGATTACAGACGATGTGAAGATGCTGAGAGTGCGAGCTTTATGCTTGACAATCGTGATTTAGATTCTTCCTGTAAAAACGAAGTGATAGAGGCCTACTGTGCCTTAAAAGATAATTCTGTAGCTGCAGGAATTCCCAGAGTAGAAGTGCAAGttccttctggaaaacagacagaaaataatgtttgtgTCTCtgaatttgaaatggaaaaagaagtgttGTCAGAAGCAACTGCAGAAGACCAAAGTGAGCTTGTACCTGTTGTTCATGTTACATTCTCTGAACAAGAACCAGCTAGAGAACCACACATTGTTAAACAACCTCCCACAAAAAAGAGTGTCATTCGTAGCCTGCCTCCTCATGTTACTCAGAGTTTCAACATTCTTGCTCACAAAGAAAATGGCAGAAGTAAAATAAAGgtgaataaaaccaaatattcaTCAAAATCTAAGATGAGTAGCAAGATAAAGATTTCTGAAGACTTAATTGTTTCTGATGAGATTTCCACAAAACGTAATGCCAAGAGTcacatttttccatctttggaACTGCCACACATGGAATCTGAGACTTCCCCAAAGCGTCAAAAAAACCCGTCTCATGCTAACAAAGACCATTTTGCTCAGAGTGCTCAaaaacttcaaaagcaaagtTTCTCCTGCAGTTGCAACAATTCAGTTATCTTAAAGAAACCTGTTACTCCCCTTTCTCTACCACAGGCACAGTCTGCTTCAGCTTTTGTAGATCTGAAATACAGCGACAtgttcaagaaaataaattcaaacgATAAAGGCCCGGGTATTTATGAAATGTTTGGAACTCCTGTCTATGACCACATGCGCAAGCTTGATCAACATGAGAACAGATTTTACAGAGATGTTCGTTCTGCTCCAACTGGGAGATGCACTGCTAGCATCTGCAGATCTACCtgtgggaaagagagagagagcagcCGAGCAAGAAATACTCAAAAGAGAACATGTTCTAAGCCAAAGAAGACCATACCTGGCactaaacaaaagcagaagggtTTAATTAAAAAGGACAGAAGCACCAAGTTGAGTGACAGCAACACAGAACAAGATAATGTAATAACTTCTGATTCAGATGTTCAGATGAACACTTCAAGGAGCATGACAGTGCTTCATGAAGACACAGATCATCAACTTAGATTTTTAGGAGAGCTTTCCCAATCAaatgagcaaaataaatttttttcaaattcaaactTATCAACTATTAAAGAAGTTTCTTTGGAGCAGCCTTTAGACAGCCAGGATATAtccagccatcagagagctgcTACCTGTAGCCAGAATCTTCTGCAGTTCAGTGATAAAGACTACAGAGACTGTGTTCCTCTAAGTAGCAGTCCACTAACAACAGACAAGAACATTTGTGTACCCCAGTGCAGGGTGGATATGGATGGCTGCAAAGGCCTGGAGTCAGACCAGGCCTCCTTCAAGTCTATAAATAAACGTGAAGCATTGCCCTTTTTACATAGGCTGGAATGTCAGTCCCCTCCAACACAGGTAAATCAGAGTTGGGCATACACACCTCAAAACTGTGGTTTGGCGAATGAATTGACTCAGCCTTCAGTGATTCAGACAAAAAGTGTTACAAGCCTCAGTTTCCAGACAAGTCAAAACATTCTGTCGTGGACAGATAATGAGGATGTGACTGATGAGTTGCTTTATTGTCTGGCTGAAGAATTGCTAATGCTTGAAGGAAACGACATCAACTCTccaagaacaaaaaatacaagttctaaaatgcaaaatatgcatactaaagaagaagaaaatatgatgaATGGAGATGGAGCAATAGTAAATAGTGCTCTAGAGAAG AGTAACAGTAAAGCCTTTTTGGCaccaaatgaagaaaatgatcTGCTAAGCGTTGAGGAATCTACTAAATTACCAGGAAGCAGTTTAACTAACAAAGATCCTATCATGTGGACAAGAGGTGAAGTCCTTGGAAAGGGAGCCTATGGCACA GTATACTGTGGCCTGACAAGCCAGGGACAACTAATAGCTGTAAAACAGGTTGTTTTGGATACATCAGATCAAGTCACTACAGAAAAGGAGTATCAGAAGTTTCATGAGGAAGTTGACCTTTTGAAGACATTGAAGCACATCAATATTGTAACTTATTTAGGAACTTGTCTGGAAGACaacattttaagcattttcatGGAATTCGTTCCTGGTGGCTCAATTTCTAGTATTATTCATCGTTTTGGTCCATTGCCTGAAATTGTCCTTTGTAAATATACAAAGCAAATTCTACAAGGAGTTGCATACTTACATGACAATTGTGTGGTACACAGAGATATCAAAGGCAATAATGTTATGCTCATGCCAAATGGTATAGTAAAGCTAATTGACTTTGGCTGTGCCCGGAGGTTAGCTTGGGTAAGCCTCAGTGGCACCCAGAGTGAGATGCTCAAGTCTGTGCATGGGACTCCATACTGGATGGCACCAGAGGTTATAAATGAATCTGGATATGGAAGAAAATCAGACATCTGGAGCATCGGCTGCACTGTGTTTGAGATGGCAACAGGAAAACCACCACTGGCTTCCATGGACAGGATAGCAGCCATGTTCTATATTGGGGCCCACAGAGGACTGATGCCTTCCCTACCTGATCGATTCTCTGGCACTGCAGTGGATTTTGTGCATGCATGCTTAACCAG AGACCAACACGAACgcccttctgctctgcagttgCTGGACCACCCCTTTGTGAAAGGAAGACAGTGA